The sequence TCTGACCTGGAATTTATATGGTCACTGTCAGATAATTCCACCATCTTGAATTAACTTGTCATCTTGAATCACCCACAGACAGAAAGCAAGACTTctttaggaacataagaatctgACTTACACCAAAGTCAAAgcgttggtctgtctagctcagtattgtctacattgaccagCAGCAGTTCTCTAGGGTTGTATGACAGGGGAGTCTTCCCCTTTACAATTTGGATATGCtgtagattgaacctgggaacatctgaaaagcatgtgttctaccactgagcagtgGCTCTTCACATGAGTTTCTTAATCACAAACACATCAATGTAAGAAATAGTGTAAAGACGCAATTCATTTTTGACCAGCTTTTCAGTTCCTTTCAATACTTCCCCTTTCAAGAAGCCTGAACATAGCATTTACAACTCCTTTAAATTGCTTCTACGTGACAAGCACCTTATCGGGGATTTTTTCTATGCCACTACAGCCCTTGTTCACTATCCACACAAAAAGAGGTACTTAAAAAACTTACCCCAAGAGTTTTTCACAAACTGGAATGCAGCTTTTTTGACtacacttttcttgtttgcaACAGAAAAATACTTGTTTGCTGAAAAAACAAGAGAATCATTAGATTAAGTTACATATGTAGCACTACAAAATTACCAAGCAAAAAGCCACTTTACCAGTAGTTCGATTGCAGCCTGCTCCATAGAGGTGTCTTCGTATGAAGGCTTTGgctctttgctgctgcttgttGGTTAAATCCTGATCTTTTAAACGCACAGCCATATAGTTTTCTTGGATCCTAATGATAAAATAATGCTTAGTTGTCTGTGATGTAGTTTATCTTACTGAAGCAGAGCTACATTCAGGATGTTCTATCCAATTTCCAACTTCTTTACACTTGATCAAATATGCTATTTTCCTATTAACAAAACTTGGGCCATCAAGATCTCATACATAAGGCTTAGGTTCAGAGTCAaaattaatacagtagggccccactcatacggcaggttaggttccagacccccggtGGAAAacgaaaaccgccgaaaagcggatcagctgtagtgcgctacagctgatcttcccttctTCCCGTGCAGATCAAGTGccgctgatcgccccgctggtgccatATTAGCGGGATGCCGACAAGTGGGGTcctgagaagcggggccctactgtacctttaaTTTGATGAACTAGGTGTTCATAGTTCAGAGATTATTACTTAATAGGTTTAGGCTTACCTCCATGTGCACTACTTCAGATGCTTGGCTCGTACAGTGACATCCCATACAGGATGGTTTTGTAAGTACATGGGACAGCCGCTAAGCTTATATTTTCATACTAAAATGGAGAtgcccttttgggggggggggggatgccatAATATGGATGTAAATGTGTGGTAGCAACATCTACCTATGTTTATGGTGGCACATTTTCAAGCCTCTGTTACttcagaaattgcttgaaaacaaTGTTTCAATTGAAGCCTTCATTTATCAAAGTAAAATTAGGTAATTTCTTTTCTAGATCACAACACAGATTCACCAAAATTCAGGCTTATTCAAAACATACTATGCTTTTCCATCAAATGAATAAAGAGCCTCTTGAGTGATCAAATGGGATCTAAgcaattctaaataaataaaggtgcctTATGTCAGTACTGTCttttctgactggcagtggctctccaatatctgattttttttttaaagcagattgtATTGATTAAATGTGGACCCTTCTTCATGTAAAACACACCACCTTCCAAGGTGTTCTTGAACTAATGGATAGAACTATCCAAATCTTGCATGCTGAGAACGCTGTATTTTATACAATTGATACGCAACAGAATTTCTCTGTGATTTGACATTTTGCTACCAAATTGTTATGGTATATCATGGAATAATAAAGTCAGAAATACTTCCAGAGCAGGTCAGAGTGAATCAATTGACATACTAAGTAAAAATTGCTCATCCATACCTAGTTGCTATTTTTTCTTCTCCACTGCTGCCTTTTGTATCTTTTTTGCCATGCTCACTTTCAGACTCATCTTCAACATTCTGACCTATCAAAACAATTGATACTATCCTCAAGATTTTACACATCACAATGGATACCATCTGGACTCAAGTATTTTTAAGCCTTTTAGGAACTAAACTATTCACAAATACATGTGGTAAGAGAAGCTAGTGGTCACTTATCAGAAAATGAGGTGCAGTTACTTTAGGGCCCAGCACATTTAAAGTGGCTATGTGAATTAACACAGTTTACAGCACTATGCGTTTTGTGGAAAGGAAAAGTAATATCACAAACCAAAAGATGAATGAGAAAGCCAAAAACATTTAGCACCTCCACATTTAATGAGTAATAGTAATATACTGACATTGTCAAATAGATGCAAATACTTATTATACAAAGTATAGAATAAAGCTAATTTAATCTTGGGCAGAACTGTACACATACCTTGCTCAGGTGCGTCAGATGGCTGGTTTTTGCTAAGGGAAAAAAAAGCCGAACTTAGGAAGACATTTAGTCAGAGAgtgctttatttgcttttagccataggccattgcagagcatagaataaacaatttaaaaccatacgaCAATTTAGTAAAGAATCTATTGACCAATTATTCTCAAATCCAGCAATGGCACATTTATATAAAACACAATGTGCACTTTTCTTTACTGTGCTAATATATTGCAAATACAGTTAACAGATGTGCTTACTTATCATGAATATTATTGGAAAACAAAGATTTCTGCAAGTGTCTACGAACTAGACTGTGCAAAATCCCTGT is a genomic window of Rhineura floridana isolate rRhiFlo1 chromosome 1, rRhiFlo1.hap2, whole genome shotgun sequence containing:
- the NOL7 gene encoding nucleolar protein 7 isoform X2, which translates into the protein MPPHRSREKTTLKEKRRQREELFKEQKKRKLLPENVLEELASSTQKSKNQPSDAPEQGQNVEDESESEHGKKDTKGSSGEEKIATRIQENYMAVRLKDQDLTNKQQQRAKAFIRRHLYGAGCNRTTANKYFSVANKKSVVKKAAFQFVKNSWGRMEKQKAKQFTKHWVSSTINS